Proteins found in one Pelobates fuscus isolate aPelFus1 chromosome 10, aPelFus1.pri, whole genome shotgun sequence genomic segment:
- the LOC134575438 gene encoding loricrin-like, whose translation MSGVKGGGSGGGGGGCGGGGGGGGQQPIQCKDSDVNPCSQPCIDPIPGNKGNDGSGSCVQTQGSGGYGVSGGYGGQGGQIQGGGGTKK comes from the exons ATGTCTGGAGtcaaaggtggtggtagtggaggtggaggtggtggatgtggtggtggtggtggtggcggaGGACAGCAACCTATTCAATGCAAGGATAGTGATG TTAACCCATGCTCCCAGCCATGCATAGACCCGATACCTGGCAACAAAGGCAACG ATGGGTCTGGTTCTTGTGTACAAACTCAGGGCAGCGGAGGTTATGGAGTCAGTGGAGGTTACGGCGGTCAAGGTGGTCAGATTCAAGGTGGAGGAGGCACGAAGAAGTGA